A stretch of Phytoactinopolyspora mesophila DNA encodes these proteins:
- a CDS encoding carbohydrate ABC transporter permease, whose translation MTKVIKPVFLGLLGLLWLLPVYLLVVNASKLPGDYSSSTVWQPSFGTALLDNFRDVWDRANLGSSIMSTLIYSVSGPLIGVLIGAGVGFAIVALRIRHGFWWFIFIFGGTVFPLQMILMPLFVGYADTGLYDTRIGLILVYTVISVPFSAFVMRNFFTGIAHHVFEAAVVDGASTWRIFWRIYLPMSQSAMVAVFILQATFIWNDLLLGLTLSQSDSVRPIMPALTSLQSTYGGSAMPVVLAGGLLVSIPTVVLFLATQRIFSRGLALGQF comes from the coding sequence ATGACCAAAGTGATCAAGCCGGTCTTCCTCGGACTGCTGGGCCTGCTGTGGCTGCTACCCGTGTACCTGCTCGTCGTAAACGCATCGAAGCTGCCCGGCGACTATTCGTCGTCCACCGTGTGGCAGCCGTCGTTCGGAACCGCGCTGCTAGACAACTTCCGCGATGTGTGGGACCGGGCCAATCTGGGCTCTTCGATCATGAGTACGCTCATCTACAGCGTGAGCGGCCCGCTGATCGGTGTCCTGATCGGCGCCGGCGTCGGCTTCGCCATCGTGGCGTTGCGGATCCGGCACGGATTCTGGTGGTTCATCTTCATCTTCGGCGGGACGGTCTTCCCCCTGCAGATGATCCTGATGCCGCTGTTCGTTGGCTACGCCGACACCGGTCTGTACGACACCCGCATCGGTCTGATTCTCGTCTACACGGTGATCAGCGTGCCGTTCTCCGCGTTCGTCATGCGCAACTTCTTCACCGGAATCGCCCACCACGTGTTCGAGGCCGCGGTGGTGGACGGTGCTTCCACGTGGCGGATCTTCTGGCGGATCTACCTGCCGATGTCCCAGAGCGCGATGGTGGCGGTCTTCATCTTGCAGGCGACGTTCATCTGGAACGACCTGCTGCTCGGCCTGACGCTCAGCCAATCCGACAGCGTCCGCCCGATCATGCCGGCCCTGACCAGCCTGCAGAGCACGTACGGCGGCTCGGCGATGCCAGTGGTGCTGGCAGGCGGACTGCTCGTATCAATCCCGACGGTGGTGCTGTTCCTCGCCACTCAGCGGATCTTCTCGCGGGGACTCGCGCTGGGCCAGTTCTAG
- a CDS encoding enolase C-terminal domain-like protein — translation MRITDVRATTVTMPLRAPLRHSNGAHWGRFVRTLVEVETDNGLIGLGEMGGGGQSAEAAITGLRDYLVGHDPARTEALRFMLANPTASLYNNRTQLLAAIEFACLDLQGQHLGVPVHDLLGGRVRDQVEFASYLFFRYPGADGGGEVRTAEQLVEHAGRLREKYGFTTHKLKGGVFSPEYELQCYRALAEAFPQDRFRYDPNGALSVEEGIRFARAIEDLPNDFLEDPTFGLNGLRRVRENTSLPIATNTVVVNFEQLATNVRDPAVDVILLDTTFWGGIRPCVKAAGVCETFQLGVAVHSSGELGVQLATMLHMGAVVPNLTFAADAHYHHLQDDVIQGGKLAYQGGAIEVPSGPGLGVSLDRDKVAEYAELYRELGNYPYDRDPGRPNWYPLLPNFDYADPSTPGTTWNEARIS, via the coding sequence ATGCGGATCACTGACGTCCGTGCCACTACCGTCACGATGCCCCTGCGGGCTCCGTTGCGACACAGCAACGGGGCTCACTGGGGACGGTTCGTCCGGACCCTGGTCGAGGTCGAGACCGACAACGGCCTGATCGGCCTGGGCGAGATGGGCGGTGGCGGACAGAGCGCGGAGGCCGCGATCACGGGCCTGCGGGACTACCTGGTGGGGCACGATCCCGCCCGGACCGAGGCGCTGCGATTCATGCTGGCCAATCCGACGGCCAGCCTCTACAACAACCGCACCCAGCTACTCGCCGCGATCGAATTCGCCTGCCTTGACCTGCAGGGACAGCATCTCGGTGTGCCGGTGCACGACCTTCTCGGCGGCAGGGTCCGAGACCAAGTCGAGTTCGCCAGCTACCTGTTCTTCCGGTATCCCGGAGCGGACGGTGGGGGTGAGGTCCGCACCGCCGAGCAGCTGGTCGAGCATGCCGGTCGGTTACGGGAGAAGTACGGTTTCACCACCCACAAGCTCAAGGGCGGCGTCTTCTCGCCGGAATACGAACTTCAGTGTTACCGGGCGCTGGCCGAGGCATTCCCGCAGGATCGGTTCCGCTACGACCCCAACGGTGCGCTCAGTGTCGAGGAGGGCATCCGGTTCGCGCGGGCGATCGAGGACCTGCCCAACGATTTCCTGGAAGACCCGACCTTTGGCCTCAACGGGTTGCGCCGGGTGCGTGAGAACACCTCGCTGCCGATCGCGACCAACACCGTGGTCGTGAACTTCGAACAGCTGGCCACCAATGTCCGCGACCCGGCCGTGGACGTCATCCTTCTCGACACGACCTTCTGGGGCGGCATCCGGCCATGTGTGAAGGCTGCCGGTGTCTGCGAGACGTTCCAGCTGGGCGTCGCGGTGCACTCATCGGGAGAACTCGGCGTGCAGCTGGCCACGATGCTGCACATGGGCGCCGTCGTGCCCAACCTGACGTTCGCCGCGGACGCGCACTATCACCACCTTCAGGACGACGTGATCCAGGGCGGCAAGCTCGCCTACCAAGGCGGTGCCATCGAGGTGCCGTCCGGGCCGGGACTGGGTGTCTCGCTCGACCGGGACAAGGTCGCCGAGTACGCCGAGCTCTACCGCGAACTAGGCAACTACCCGTACGACCGCGATCCAGGCCGTCCAAACTGGTACCCGCTGCTGCCCAACTTCGACTACGCCGACCCCTCCACGCCGGGCACCACCTGGAACGAGGCACGTATCTCATGA
- a CDS encoding SDR family NAD(P)-dependent oxidoreductase: protein MTPTIEPRPRVVAVTGGAAGIGEAVTRHMAGAGATVVALDRDRAALARLTSAAESDGLSVEAEQVDVSDEAQIAAAARRVSERHGGVDVLVCAAGVQRYGTVDEMSMDGYDEVMAVNVRGVFASCHHFVPLIRARGGGSVVVVASVQAYAAQSGVAAYAASKGALVAMVKAMAVDHAAEGIRVNAVCPGSVDTPMLRWAADRFSGDRSADDLVAEWGRSHPLGRVATPLEVAQAIAFLAGPEAGFVTGADLRVDGGLTAGLSVALPE from the coding sequence ATGACACCGACGATCGAGCCGCGGCCCCGTGTCGTCGCCGTGACCGGCGGCGCGGCAGGCATCGGCGAAGCGGTGACGCGGCACATGGCCGGAGCTGGGGCGACCGTCGTCGCTCTGGACCGGGACCGGGCCGCGCTTGCTCGGCTGACCTCCGCCGCCGAATCCGATGGCCTGTCGGTCGAGGCGGAGCAGGTCGATGTGAGCGACGAGGCCCAGATCGCTGCCGCCGCGCGGCGGGTGTCCGAACGCCACGGCGGAGTGGACGTGCTGGTCTGCGCGGCCGGGGTGCAGCGGTACGGCACGGTCGATGAGATGAGCATGGACGGCTACGACGAGGTGATGGCGGTCAACGTGCGCGGAGTGTTCGCGTCGTGCCACCACTTCGTCCCGCTGATCCGGGCTCGCGGCGGCGGGTCCGTCGTCGTCGTCGCATCGGTCCAGGCGTACGCGGCCCAAAGCGGAGTCGCGGCCTACGCGGCGAGCAAGGGAGCCCTCGTCGCGATGGTCAAGGCAATGGCCGTGGACCACGCGGCCGAGGGGATCCGGGTCAACGCCGTGTGCCCCGGCTCCGTGGACACGCCGATGCTGCGGTGGGCAGCCGACCGGTTCTCCGGCGACCGCAGCGCGGATGACCTGGTGGCGGAGTGGGGCCGGTCGCATCCACTCGGCAGGGTCGCGACGCCGTTGGAAGTGGCGCAGGCGATCGCCTTTCTCGCCGGCCCCGAAGCAGGCTTCGTCACCGGTGCCGACCTGCGGGTCGACGGGGGTTTGACCGCGGGGCTGAGCGTTGCGCTTCCCGAGTAA